From Enterococcus wangshanyuanii, the proteins below share one genomic window:
- a CDS encoding DUF6906 family protein, with amino-acid sequence MKQGKRPTRKQKELIGQQKIGNQFLNPEKWLVRQLSGNDVLLIHRVSGKTRKLELINN; translated from the coding sequence ATGAAACAAGGGAAAAGACCAACAAGAAAACAGAAAGAATTAATTGGGCAACAGAAAATTGGGAATCAATTTCTCAATCCAGAAAAATGGTTAGTAAGACAATTGTCAGGAAATGATGTTCTTCTTATTCATAGAGTATCTGGTAAAACCAGAAAACTTGAATTGATTAATAATTAG
- a CDS encoding MSCRAMM family protein has translation MKKINFKKKAKYLFASLVVLGQVVSSSVLPVVANVGVIFPKEVTVEYDNNKMYVAKGTHADGSAFDERIPPLYAVYEGKRQPIFCIEPAVPIVNNVTPGYTSNPLPAFANDQRSKFLTVLWKYAGNDEDTQQVAQLMLWEHQRGMTINYLRRPDGVVMDIAPVKAKINQIIADYEKKPSFDGQKVTVKEGESITLTDIDNVGLERFDTLMKNSNPANVDWSIKGNKLTITPNKNSNENGTLVIGKSLDVGTPVAYSLAGSQQVMAGAIDDPNVFSVNLQVIKTGDIKVTKLDEGTGEPVPNTEFDLKNLSDGKTQKVKTDAKGEGLLKDVYDGTEVEITETFVPAPYVKAKNNTKKVTVKAGQVTPVEFRNERATGKSTLTKVDKTTETDKPLNPNYPMTGAKYGWFKEDGTLLKESTLDKNQTATVEGQPLGNYYWKETVAPVGYTLDPEKHVVELTYKDQDTPVVVKDSKSNDDVIRMNIDWQKLIQNATNEIFKNGVEFTAKNQRTGEEIVQTTATVDGKKGYLKFSDLPLDDYVITETKGVEGYDPVDPIEIKHVYDKDTKSFTFTVTDQKSGNLLNEETFTQEELSKGENVDLGTYTLKDKATVNEEPSVGISTQAHTGDGKTQTFTWGEDVKFYDDVTITQKNFPEGTQLVYETIQVAIYTDKEQKETEKDVWSSGKLDVNMSDKEITERVMSEYDYQKDPKGTRYYFKEVVYIKKGDNEFEKIAEHNFDGKEKTQDITPVAEPKKETPKQETPKETPKGSLPYTGEEMMRGASVLGLLLLLGVGGAMYLKRKKKTDLSEDQTKENN, from the coding sequence ATGAAGAAAATCAATTTTAAGAAGAAAGCAAAATATTTATTTGCTAGTTTAGTTGTGCTGGGGCAGGTGGTATCATCATCTGTTTTACCAGTAGTCGCAAATGTTGGAGTTATTTTCCCAAAGGAAGTAACAGTAGAGTATGACAATAATAAAATGTATGTTGCGAAAGGAACTCATGCAGATGGCAGTGCATTTGATGAACGTATTCCACCATTGTATGCAGTATATGAGGGGAAACGACAACCAATTTTCTGTATTGAACCAGCAGTGCCAATCGTCAATAATGTAACACCTGGATATACGTCAAATCCATTGCCTGCGTTTGCTAACGATCAGCGATCAAAATTTTTAACGGTATTATGGAAATATGCTGGAAATGATGAAGACACACAACAAGTAGCTCAACTTATGCTTTGGGAGCATCAGCGTGGAATGACTATCAATTATTTACGCCGACCAGATGGAGTTGTAATGGATATTGCTCCAGTAAAGGCAAAAATCAATCAAATTATCGCAGATTACGAGAAAAAACCTAGTTTTGATGGTCAAAAAGTGACTGTTAAAGAAGGAGAATCAATTACGTTGACAGATATTGATAATGTTGGTTTGGAACGATTTGACACACTAATGAAGAATAGTAATCCAGCTAATGTTGATTGGTCTATTAAAGGGAATAAATTGACTATCACACCCAATAAAAATTCTAATGAAAATGGAACTTTAGTAATTGGGAAATCTCTTGATGTTGGGACTCCAGTTGCTTATTCTTTAGCAGGATCACAACAAGTTATGGCTGGCGCTATTGATGACCCTAACGTTTTTTCAGTTAACTTACAAGTGATCAAAACAGGAGATATCAAAGTAACGAAACTTGATGAAGGAACAGGAGAACCAGTACCGAATACAGAATTTGACCTGAAAAATCTTTCAGACGGTAAAACTCAAAAAGTGAAAACCGATGCTAAAGGAGAAGGACTTTTAAAAGATGTTTATGATGGAACAGAAGTTGAAATTACAGAAACATTCGTGCCTGCTCCATATGTAAAAGCGAAAAACAATACTAAGAAAGTAACGGTTAAAGCTGGTCAAGTAACACCAGTTGAGTTTAGAAATGAACGTGCAACAGGTAAATCAACACTAACAAAAGTTGATAAAACGACTGAAACTGATAAACCGTTAAATCCTAACTATCCTATGACTGGGGCAAAATATGGCTGGTTTAAAGAGGATGGCACGTTGCTGAAAGAATCTACCCTAGACAAAAACCAAACGGCTACAGTTGAAGGACAACCGTTAGGAAATTACTACTGGAAAGAGACAGTTGCTCCAGTCGGTTATACTCTTGATCCAGAAAAACATGTTGTTGAATTAACGTATAAAGATCAAGATACACCAGTAGTTGTAAAAGACAGTAAAAGTAATGACGATGTTATTCGTATGAATATTGATTGGCAAAAATTGATCCAAAATGCGACGAATGAAATATTTAAGAATGGCGTAGAATTTACTGCAAAAAATCAACGTACAGGTGAAGAAATTGTTCAAACTACAGCAACCGTTGATGGCAAAAAAGGTTACTTGAAATTTTCAGATTTACCGTTAGATGATTATGTTATTACAGAAACAAAAGGTGTTGAAGGATATGATCCAGTTGATCCGATTGAGATTAAACATGTTTATGATAAAGATACTAAATCATTTACTTTTACAGTTACCGATCAAAAAAGCGGTAATCTTCTAAATGAAGAAACATTTACACAAGAAGAGCTTTCAAAAGGTGAAAACGTTGATCTAGGCACTTATACACTTAAAGACAAAGCGACTGTAAATGAGGAACCTAGTGTTGGTATTTCAACACAAGCGCATACTGGAGACGGTAAAACTCAAACATTTACGTGGGGTGAAGATGTTAAGTTCTATGATGATGTGACGATTACACAAAAGAATTTTCCAGAAGGAACACAATTAGTTTATGAAACAATTCAAGTTGCTATCTATACTGATAAAGAACAAAAAGAAACTGAAAAAGACGTTTGGTCATCAGGAAAATTAGATGTGAACATGTCAGATAAAGAAATCACTGAACGTGTAATGTCAGAATATGATTATCAAAAAGACCCGAAAGGCACTCGCTACTATTTCAAAGAAGTAGTTTATATCAAGAAAGGCGATAATGAGTTTGAAAAAATCGCTGAACACAATTTTGACGGAAAGGAGAAAACACAAGATATTACACCAGTAGCAGAACCTAAAAAAGAAACACCAAAACAAGAAACTCCGAAAGAAACGCCAAAAGGATCATTACCGTATACTGGTGAAGAAATGATGCGTGGGGCTTCTGTGTTGGGCTTGCTATTACTTTTAGGTGTAGGCGGTGCTATGTACCTAAAACGTAAAAAGAAAACTGATTTATCAGAAGACCAAACAAAAGAAAATAATTAA
- a CDS encoding antirestriction protein ArdA, with product MDEIKVFVAPYSKPNVGSWFTLPTSVSGIEATVRKIVGDETIEEFVVVDYEAPFKLFDTDLDSLNDLAERIGDLPKIVRENLIRLTEYEDIEEILDSEGDNFVFTGETEMEEVAIEYVESCGGVESALGDRVDFYIDYHKLGRDMEIEGSYFEGVGGEIIEYVG from the coding sequence ATGGATGAAATAAAAGTATTTGTAGCACCTTATTCGAAACCTAATGTAGGTTCTTGGTTTACTTTACCAACTTCTGTAAGTGGTATTGAAGCAACTGTTCGTAAAATTGTGGGTGATGAAACTATTGAAGAGTTTGTGGTAGTTGATTATGAAGCGCCTTTTAAACTCTTTGATACAGATTTGGATTCTTTAAATGATTTAGCTGAAAGAATAGGGGATTTACCAAAGATCGTTCGTGAAAATCTAATTCGTTTGACTGAGTATGAAGATATTGAGGAAATACTTGATAGTGAAGGTGATAATTTTGTATTTACTGGGGAAACTGAAATGGAAGAAGTTGCAATAGAGTATGTTGAGAGCTGTGGTGGTGTTGAATCAGCTTTGGGTGATAGGGTAGATTTCTACATTGATTACCACAAATTAGGTAGAGATATGGAGATCGAAGGGAGCTATTTTGAAGGAGTTGGCGGAGAAATTATTGAATATGTTGGGTAG
- a CDS encoding DUF961 family protein, translated as MSSIKVEGNDITPLIDFEKTFGKLTFLEQIADQESRGEDGERGEVKAVRFEVLSENQGAEFRVKIDLEENPLIDLSKFEMDDEIELVEPKVFERNMNNGSMPNMVVTIEAIDVKKKGVTKPTQQTGGTETKK; from the coding sequence ATGTCATCAATTAAAGTAGAAGGAAATGATATTACACCATTAATCGATTTTGAAAAAACGTTCGGTAAATTAACGTTTTTAGAACAAATTGCAGATCAAGAAAGTCGCGGAGAAGACGGTGAACGTGGAGAAGTAAAAGCAGTACGTTTTGAGGTGCTTTCAGAAAATCAAGGAGCAGAGTTTCGGGTAAAAATTGACTTAGAAGAAAATCCATTGATTGATTTGTCAAAATTTGAAATGGACGATGAAATTGAATTAGTTGAACCTAAAGTGTTTGAACGAAACATGAATAATGGCTCAATGCCGAATATGGTTGTAACTATTGAAGCAATCGATGTTAAAAAGAAAGGTGTTACTAAACCAACGCAACAAACAGGCGGTACAGAAACTAAAAAATAA
- a CDS encoding SemiSWEET family sugar transporter, with product MITDIIGALANLTSLILWIPQAKTTWKNRNDPQALEGVSIGTQILVAINTILWCIYGVMIKNVWLPLGTIIILPLASLSIFLKKKSGKNKKITVDVEKETWFTFADFRRLDPENKELCLKAIYTTDFGQQVSAGMLNWESYEEMNELDQMFWNKELWIEKYCV from the coding sequence ATGATAACAGATATTATAGGAGCGCTAGCAAATTTGACCAGTCTTATACTATGGATTCCACAAGCAAAGACAACGTGGAAGAATAGAAATGATCCGCAGGCATTAGAAGGCGTAAGTATTGGTACTCAAATACTAGTAGCAATTAATACTATATTGTGGTGCATATATGGTGTGATGATAAAAAATGTGTGGTTACCACTTGGAACGATTATTATATTACCTTTAGCAAGTTTAAGTATTTTTTTAAAGAAGAAATCAGGTAAGAATAAAAAAATTACTGTAGATGTAGAAAAAGAGACATGGTTTACATTTGCAGATTTTAGAAGGCTTGATCCAGAAAATAAAGAGCTTTGTTTGAAAGCAATTTATACAACTGATTTTGGGCAACAAGTTTCGGCAGGTATGTTGAATTGGGAATCATATGAGGAAATGAATGAATTGGATCAGATGTTCTGGAATAAAGAACTGTGGATTGAAAAATATTGTGTGTGA